GCGGCGGGTACCGCCGGCGAGCCGGAGGATCGAGACAGGCATGGCCAAGGCGAAGTTCGAGCGCACGAAGCCGCACGTGAACGTGGGGACGATCGGTCACGTGGACCACGGCAAGACGACGTTGACGGCGGCGATCACGCAGCGGCAGGCGGCGAAGGGG
This DNA window, taken from Deltaproteobacteria bacterium, encodes the following:
- a CDS encoding GTP-binding protein, with amino-acid sequence MAKAKFERTKPHVNVGTIGHVDHGKTTLTAAITQRQAAKG